One Budorcas taxicolor isolate Tak-1 chromosome 13, Takin1.1, whole genome shotgun sequence DNA window includes the following coding sequences:
- the CPNE1 gene encoding copine-1 isoform X2 translates to MAHCVTLVQLSVSCDHLIDKDIGSKSDPLCVLLQDVGGGNWTELGRTERVRNCSSPEFSKTLQLEYHFETVQKLRFGIYDIDNKTPELGDDDFLGGAECSLGQIVSSRMLTLPLMLKPGKPAGRGTITVSAQELKDNRVVTMEVEARNLDKKDFLGKSDPFLEFFRQGDGKWHLAYRSEVIKNNLNPTWKRFSVPLQHFCGGDPSTPIQVRCSDYDSDGSHDLIGTFHTSLAQLQAAPAEFECIHPEKQQKKKSYKNSGTICVKICQVETEHSFLDYVMGGCQINFTVGVDFTGSNGDPSSPDSLHYLSPTGVNEYLTALWSVGSVVQDYDSDKLFPAFGFGAQVPPDWQVSHEFALNFNPSNPFCAGIQGIVDAYRQALPQVRLYGPTNFAPIINHVARFATQAANQRNASQYFVLLLLTDGAVTDVEATREAVVRASYLPMSVIIVGVGCADFEAMEQLDADGGPLHTRSGEAAARDIVQFVPYRRFQNAPREALAQTVLAEVPTQLVSYFRAQGWAPFKPPPPAARGPAQAPQA, encoded by the exons TACGGAACTGCTCAAGCCCTGAGTTCTCCAAGACTCTGCAGCTTGAGTACCACTTTGAAACAGTCCAAAAGCTCCGATTTGGCATCTATGACATAGACAATAAGACACCTGAGCTGGGGGACGATGACTTCCTAGGAGGAGCTGAGTGTTCCCTGGGACAG ATTGTATCCAGTCGGATGCTAACTCTGCCCTTGATGCTGAAGCCTGGAAAGCCTGCTGGGCGGGGGACCATCACG GTCTCAGCTCAGGAGCTGAAAGATAATCGTGTAGTGACCATGGAGGTGGAAGCCAGAAACCTGGATAAGAAG GACTTCCTGGGAAAATCGGATCCGTTCTTGGAGTTTTTCCGTCAGGGTGATGGGAAATGGCACCTGGCATACAGATCAGAG GTCATCAAGAACAACCTGAATCCTACTTGGAAACGGTTCTCTGTTCCCCTTCAACATTTCTGTGGGGGAGATCCCAGTACACCCATCCAG GTGCGATGCTCCGATTATGACAGTGATGGTTCACATGACCTCATTGGTACCTTCCACACCAGCTTGGCTCAGCTGCAAGCAGCCCCA GCTGAGTTTGAATGCATTCACCCTGAgaaacagcagaaaaagaaaagttacaagAACTCTGGAACTATCTGTGTCAAGATTTGTCAG GTAGAAACAGAACATTCGTTCTTGGACTATGTGATGGGAGGCTGTCAAATCAACTTCACT GTGGGCGTGGACTTCACAGGCTCCAACGGAGACCCTTCCTCACCTGATTCTCTGCACTACCTGAGCCCAACAGGGGTCAATGAGTACCTTACGGCACTGTGGAGCGTGGGCAGTGTGGTTCAGGACTATGACTC GGACAAGCTGTTCCCAGCATTTGGATTTGGGGCCCAGGTACCCCCTGACTGGCAG GTTTCCCATGAATTTGCTTTGAACTTCAACCCCAGTAACCCCTTTTGTGCAG GCATCCAGGGCATTGTGGATGCCTACCGCCAGGCCCTGCCCCAAGTCCGGCTCTATGGGCCCACCAACTTTGCACCCATCATCAACCATGTGGCTAGGTTTGCAACCCAGGCTGCAAATCAGAGGAATGCTTCG CAATACTTCGTCCTGTTGCTGCTGACCGATGGTGCTGTGACAGATGTGGAGGCCACACGTGAGGCTGTGGTTCGTGCTTCCTACCTGCCCATGTCGGTGATCATAGTGGGTGTGGGTTGTGCTGACTTCGAGGCCATGGAGCAGCTGGATGCTGATGGTGGACCCCTGCACACACGCTCCGGGGAGGCAGCCGCTCGTGACATAGTGCAGTTTGTGCCCTACCGGCGTTTCCAGAAT GCCCCTCGAGAGGCACTGGCGCAGACTGTACTTGCAGAAGTACCCACGCAACTGGTCTCCTACTTCAGGGCCCAAGGTTGGGCCCCATTCAAGCCACCTCCAcctgcagccaggggccctgcacAGGCCCCCCAGGCTTAG